From Brevinematia bacterium, a single genomic window includes:
- the ilvB gene encoding biosynthetic-type acetolactate synthase large subunit — protein sequence MKLSGAKILLESLKKEGVSKIFGYPGGAILPTFDELYRERDISIYLVRHEQNATFAANGFARVSGKPGTVIVTSGPGATNTVTGIANAYMDSVPIVVITGQVATSLIGSDAFQEVDITGITRPITKWNRIVKRVEDLAWTVKAAYYIASSGRPGPVVIDFPKDVQVMETEFEYPEHIEIRSYKPQYKGHPIQIKKAVEVIKKAKKPVIYCGGGVINSNASKELVEFAEKLNAPVATTLMALGAIDSEHPLNLGMLGMHGSVATNYAVSHCDVLIAIGARFDDRVTGKVETFAPNSVKIHIDIDPSSISKNIAVDVPIVGDVKEVLKELIPLVDKLDTEEWLNQIREWQKSHPLRYKQSETSVKPQYLIETVSDMTSGKAIVVSDVGQHLMWVAQYYKFKYPRTWLCSGGLGSMGYGFPAAIGAKVARPDMNVIAFVGDGSFQMSLQDLASVSEYGLDVKVVIVNNFYLGMVRQWQELFYGKRYSSVFLAPSEDRYIPDFVKLADAYNIKGIRVEKPSELRNAVSTMLEHKGPFILDVWVEKEENVLPMVPAGRGLLEMIEGMA from the coding sequence ATGAAGCTTTCTGGTGCCAAAATACTTCTTGAATCTTTGAAAAAGGAAGGCGTATCAAAGATTTTCGGATACCCTGGTGGAGCCATACTACCCACATTTGACGAACTATACAGAGAGAGAGATATAAGTATCTATCTTGTCAGACATGAACAAAACGCAACATTTGCAGCAAACGGCTTTGCTAGAGTTAGCGGTAAACCTGGAACGGTGATTGTTACCAGTGGTCCAGGCGCCACTAATACAGTTACTGGGATTGCTAATGCATACATGGACTCTGTACCCATTGTTGTCATAACCGGACAGGTAGCTACCTCTCTTATAGGAAGTGATGCATTTCAGGAAGTTGATATTACAGGGATTACAAGACCAATAACCAAATGGAATAGGATTGTCAAAAGAGTTGAAGACCTTGCATGGACTGTTAAAGCTGCATACTACATTGCAAGTTCTGGAAGACCTGGTCCTGTTGTAATTGACTTCCCAAAAGACGTTCAAGTTATGGAAACAGAGTTTGAATACCCTGAGCATATAGAGATAAGGAGTTACAAACCGCAATATAAGGGACATCCTATTCAAATAAAGAAGGCGGTTGAGGTTATAAAGAAGGCAAAGAAGCCGGTAATATACTGTGGGGGAGGAGTTATTAACTCAAATGCCTCAAAAGAACTCGTTGAATTTGCTGAAAAACTAAATGCACCTGTTGCTACTACTCTTATGGCATTAGGAGCTATTGATTCGGAACATCCTCTCAACCTTGGTATGCTTGGGATGCACGGCAGTGTTGCTACAAACTATGCTGTGAGTCATTGTGACGTACTTATTGCAATCGGTGCTAGATTTGATGACAGAGTAACGGGAAAGGTTGAAACATTTGCCCCAAACTCGGTTAAGATTCATATTGACATAGACCCTTCTTCTATAAGCAAAAACATAGCTGTTGATGTCCCAATAGTTGGTGATGTTAAAGAAGTACTTAAAGAGCTCATTCCATTGGTTGATAAGTTAGATACAGAAGAATGGCTTAACCAGATAAGAGAATGGCAGAAATCGCACCCTCTTAGGTATAAGCAAAGTGAGACTTCTGTAAAACCTCAATATCTTATAGAAACAGTTTCTGACATGACAAGTGGCAAAGCTATAGTAGTCTCCGATGTTGGACAACATCTTATGTGGGTTGCTCAATATTACAAATTCAAGTATCCTAGAACATGGCTTTGTTCAGGTGGTCTTGGGTCTATGGGGTATGGATTTCCTGCAGCTATAGGAGCAAAAGTTGCTAGACCTGATATGAATGTAATTGCTTTCGTTGGAGATGGATCCTTCCAGATGAGTCTGCAGGATCTCGCCTCTGTGTCTGAATATGGGCTGGACGTTAAGGTTGTGATAGTGAATAACTTTTACCTTGGTATGGTTAGACAATGGCAGGAATTGTTTTACGGCAAGAGATACTCATCGGTATTCCTCGCTCCCTCTGAGGACAGGTATATACCTGACTTTGTAAAGCTCGCGGATGCATACAACATTAAAGGCATAAGGGTTGAAAAACCTAGTGAACTTAGGAATGCAGTTTCCACCATGCTTGAACACAAGGGACCGTTTATCCTAGATGTTTGGGTTGAGAAGGAAGAGAATGTTCTACCCATGGTTCCTGCTGGAAGAGGGCTTTTAGAGATGATAGAAGGTATGGCGTAG